A portion of the Citrobacter rodentium NBRC 105723 = DSM 16636 genome contains these proteins:
- the metJ gene encoding met regulon transcriptional regulator MetJ: MAEWSGEYISPYAEHGKKSEQVKKITVSIPLKVLKILTDERTRRQVNNLRHATNSELLCEAFLHAFTGQPLPNDEDLRKERSDEIPEAAKEIMRELGIDPETWEY; encoded by the coding sequence ATGGCTGAATGGAGCGGCGAATATATCAGCCCATACGCTGAGCACGGTAAGAAGAGTGAACAAGTTAAGAAAATTACGGTTTCCATTCCTCTGAAGGTGTTAAAAATCCTCACCGATGAACGCACGCGTCGTCAGGTGAACAACCTGCGTCACGCCACCAACAGCGAACTGCTGTGCGAAGCGTTTCTGCATGCCTTTACCGGACAACCTCTGCCGAATGATGAAGATCTGCGTAAAGAGCGCAGTGATGAAATCCCGGAAGCGGCAAAAGAGATCATGCGCGAACTGGGCATCGACCCGGAGACGTGGGAATACTGA
- the rpmE gene encoding 50S ribosomal protein L31, with translation MKKDIHPKYEEITATCSCGNVMKIRSTVGHDLNLDVCGKCHPFYTGKQRDVATGGRVDRFNKRFSIPGSK, from the coding sequence ATGAAAAAAGATATTCACCCGAAATACGAAGAAATTACTGCTACCTGTTCTTGCGGTAACGTCATGAAAATCCGCTCTACCGTTGGTCACGATCTGAACCTGGACGTCTGCGGTAAATGCCACCCGTTCTACACTGGCAAACAGCGTGACGTTGCAACCGGTGGCCGTGTTGACCGCTTCAACAAGCGTTTCAGCATCCCGGGCAGCAAATAA
- a CDS encoding Hcp family type VI secretion system effector: protein MAVPVHLWLKDDSGAIIRGSSDVRDREGSIELRGLTHNLCIPTDSATGKLTGTRRHAPLLFDKEIDSSSPYLYKAVATGQTLKSAELKFYHINDAGQEVEYFIILLEEVKVVSITPVVHDTRTVTGTGHLESVQLRYEKITWLYKDGNIQYADAWNERASA, encoded by the coding sequence ATGGCAGTTCCTGTTCACTTATGGCTTAAAGATGATAGCGGCGCGATTATCCGCGGCTCTTCTGATGTCCGGGATCGCGAAGGCAGTATAGAGCTACGTGGTTTAACGCATAATCTCTGCATCCCCACCGATAGCGCGACAGGGAAACTCACGGGTACACGCAGACATGCGCCTTTATTGTTTGATAAGGAGATCGATTCCTCTTCCCCCTATCTTTACAAAGCTGTCGCAACGGGCCAGACGCTGAAGAGCGCGGAACTGAAGTTTTATCATATCAATGATGCGGGGCAAGAAGTTGAATACTTTATTATTCTTCTTGAAGAGGTGAAAGTCGTATCCATAACCCCTGTTGTGCATGATACCCGGACGGTAACTGGCACCGGGCATCTGGAAAGCGTGCAGTTGCGCTACGAAAAAATTACCTGGCTATATAAAGACGGCAATATCCAGTATGCTGACGCATGGAACGAAAGAGCGTCAGCGTAG
- the metB gene encoding cystathionine gamma-synthase, giving the protein MTRKQATIAVRSGLNNDEQYGCVVPPIHLSSTYNFTGFNEPRAHDYSRRGNPTRDVVQRALAELEGGAGAVLTNTGMSAIHLVTTVFLKPGDLLVAPHDCYGGSYRLFDSLAKRGCYRVLFVDQGNEQALRAALAEKPKLVLVESPSNPLLRVVDIARICQLAREAGAVSVVDNTFLSPALQNPLVLGADLVLHSCTKYLNGHSDVVAGVVIAKDADTVTELAWWANNIGVTGSAFDSYLLLRGLRTLAPRMEVAQRNAQAIVDYLQTQPLVKKLYHPSLPENQGHEIAARQQKGFGAMLSFELDGDEQTLRRFLGGLSLFTLAESLGGVESLISHAATMTHAGMAPEARAAAGISETLLRISTGIEDGEDLIADLENGFRAAKEG; this is encoded by the coding sequence ATGACGCGTAAACAGGCCACCATCGCAGTGCGTAGCGGGTTAAATAACGACGAACAGTACGGTTGCGTTGTCCCGCCGATTCACCTTTCCAGTACTTACAACTTCACCGGTTTTAATGAGCCTCGTGCCCACGACTATTCCCGTCGCGGCAACCCGACCCGTGATGTGGTCCAGCGTGCGCTGGCGGAGCTGGAAGGCGGTGCGGGCGCGGTGTTGACCAATACCGGCATGTCGGCGATTCACCTGGTGACGACGGTGTTCCTCAAGCCTGGCGACCTGCTGGTGGCGCCGCACGACTGCTACGGCGGCAGCTACCGTCTGTTCGACAGCCTGGCGAAACGCGGCTGCTATCGCGTTTTGTTTGTCGATCAGGGTAATGAGCAGGCGCTGCGGGCCGCGCTGGCGGAAAAACCGAAGCTGGTGCTGGTTGAAAGTCCGAGCAATCCGCTGTTACGCGTGGTGGATATCGCCAGAATCTGTCAGCTGGCGCGAGAGGCAGGCGCGGTGAGCGTCGTCGACAACACGTTTTTAAGCCCGGCGCTGCAAAATCCGCTGGTATTGGGCGCCGATCTGGTGTTGCATTCATGCACGAAATATCTGAATGGTCACTCTGACGTGGTGGCGGGCGTGGTGATTGCCAAAGATGCCGATACCGTCACTGAACTGGCATGGTGGGCGAACAATATCGGCGTCACCGGCAGCGCGTTCGACAGCTATCTGCTGCTGCGCGGGCTACGCACCCTGGCGCCGCGCATGGAGGTGGCGCAGCGGAACGCTCAGGCGATTGTTGATTACCTGCAAACCCAGCCGCTGGTGAAAAAGCTGTATCATCCGTCACTGCCGGAAAATCAGGGCCATGAAATTGCCGCGCGTCAGCAAAAAGGCTTTGGCGCAATGTTGAGTTTTGAACTGGATGGCGATGAGCAGACGCTGCGTCGTTTCCTTGGCGGGCTGTCGTTGTTTACGCTGGCGGAATCCTTAGGGGGAGTGGAAAGTTTGATCTCCCACGCCGCGACGATGACCCATGCCGGCATGGCGCCGGAAGCGCGCGCCGCCGCCGGGATCTCCGAGACGCTGCTGCGAATCTCCACCGGTATTGAAGATGGCGAAGATTTAATTGCCGACTTGGAAAATGGCTTCCGGGCTGCAAAAGAGGGGTAA
- a CDS encoding DUF1493 family protein, translating to MVTDEEILEFFRDELPVMGTLTGKMIPLQMDDALQYYTSFDDLSFTMDKYTEKFNIDLNNINFDVYYPWEIEWFFRKWFTKEPVKQTAKPLTVRMFAESAKAGKWLYD from the coding sequence ATGGTAACTGATGAAGAGATACTGGAATTTTTCCGGGATGAATTACCCGTTATGGGAACATTAACAGGTAAAATGATTCCATTACAGATGGATGATGCCTTACAGTATTATACATCATTTGATGACCTCTCATTTACCATGGATAAATACACTGAAAAATTTAATATTGATTTAAATAATATAAATTTTGACGTTTATTATCCGTGGGAAATAGAATGGTTTTTCCGTAAGTGGTTTACTAAAGAACCTGTTAAACAAACGGCAAAGCCACTCACTGTTCGTATGTTCGCAGAATCAGCTAAAGCGGGTAAATGGTTATACGACTGA
- a CDS encoding STM2901 family protein — MDTVEELNGTYFYKSICNISAGELFFWIFLDKIDEQFGGITDIVAMACIILGLPLLETRGKPYGTTAGTSIASKYLREILNVELPMRLPTFTNANVRTLKPRYVTNLGAFVGRWVPVVGWVIIANDIIQITYKTVSTYNTIVREEDKIW, encoded by the coding sequence ATGGATACTGTCGAAGAACTTAATGGCACTTATTTTTATAAAAGTATCTGTAATATTTCCGCTGGAGAACTTTTCTTCTGGATATTTCTGGATAAAATCGATGAGCAGTTTGGCGGCATCACGGATATTGTCGCCATGGCATGCATTATTTTAGGGCTTCCATTACTGGAAACAAGAGGTAAACCTTATGGAACAACAGCAGGTACCTCTATAGCGTCTAAATATCTACGCGAAATTCTGAATGTAGAGTTGCCGATGAGGCTTCCAACGTTTACAAATGCCAATGTCAGGACTTTGAAACCACGTTATGTTACCAATCTGGGCGCTTTTGTTGGCAGATGGGTTCCCGTAGTTGGCTGGGTTATCATTGCTAACGATATAATTCAGATCACTTATAAGACCGTATCAACCTATAATACCATTGTAAGAGAGGAAGATAAGATATGGTAA